The segment gaaaagatgtttaaggctataaatggaataaatgaagTGGTTTTCTCCTTTTAGCAATGCAGAAGGACAGTTTGGTTCAGGTTTATGTCCAAGAAGGCAAAGAtctccagtcagtcagtcagggAGACTTTTTCAGGTGAGCTGAAACTCTTTAATTACTGTTATTACacatattttttgttattgtcaGCCCTATATTCTACCTCATCTCTATGGTTTTTATAGACAATGCCTTGCCCCTTGGATTTTGGTTTTAAACTTTGTTCTCTTTTTGTTGGTTTATTTGTTAAAGTCAGTCTTCAGCAATTCCTCTATCAGCCTCTTCCAGCTGCTCTGGAACAAGCTGTAAATTTATTAAAGAACAATaaacctgtatgcgagacagcaaaagagacacagatacacagaacagtcttttggactctgtgggagagggagagggtgggatgatttgggagaatggcattgaaacatgtataatatcatatatgaaatgaatcaccagtccaggttcgatacatgatacaggatgcttggggctggtgcactgggatgacccagagggatggtatggggagggaggtgggagtggggttcaggatggggaacatgtgtatacctgtggcagattcatgttgatgtatggcaaaaccaatacaatattgtaaagtaattaacctccaattaaaataaataaatttatgaaaaaaaacttcttactccattttttaaaaaatatttttcctataacactggccttccttttcttttatacCCTCTTTCTTGTCTGTCCCATCCATCCCACTTTATAGATACCCTTCTTCTTTGGAATGATGTATTACTTTTAAGAGGCAGCAGAGACAGTGCCCACTTAGATTTAAATCACAGCTCTGACATTCtttagctgtgtggctttgggcaagctatttaacctctctgaggttGGGTTTCCTAATCTGTAATTTGTAAATCTGTGCCTGCTTCATAGGTTTGTTctgagggttaaatgagttaatagcTGTCAGTCACTTAGAAGAGTGGCCTGGCACATGATAATCATGATATAACTAACAGCTACTGTTGTTTTATTGTACTTTCCTTCCTAAGCCAGTTTCTGATTTGATTTCATCATGTTCACATTCCATTTGCACTAATCGCAGTACCTCTTGGAAGCAGTTAGTGGAGCCCTGATATTCTTCAAAGCCAGAGCAAGAAATCTCACGTGGGGGGCTGTCTCCCTGTGAACACCCGCCTCAGGGCACCCTGCACGTCGGGGTTTCGGAGGCTGTAGATGACGGGGTTCAGCATGGGGCTGATGACTGTGTTGAGGATGCCAATCCCCTTGTCCTTGTCTGAAGCCTCCCCTGAGCCCAGCCGCATGTAGCTGAAGACGCCTGTGCCATAGAAGATGCCCACCACGGTGAGGTGGGAGTCACATGTGGAGAaggctttcttcctgccctcCGCTGAGCGGATCTGCAGGACTGCGGCTACCACGTGTCCATAGGACACAGTGATGAGGACCAAGGGGGCCACACCCATTAAGGCTGCTGCTACAAAGAGCAACTGCTCGTTGAGCTGGATGCTGGAGCAGGAGAGCTGGAAGAGCTGCGGGAGGTCACAGTAGAAGTGGTTGATCACATTGGGACCGCAGAAGTTGAGAGTAGATACAGCAACAGTTTGAGTCAGCGCGTTGGTGAAGGAAAAGACACAGGACATGCCGGCCAGGGCTCGCTGGATTCCCCAGCTCATGCGGGTGCTGTAGGTGAGGGGCTGGCAGATGGCCAGGTAGCGGTCGTAGGCCATGACGGTCAGCAGGAAGCAGTCCACCCCGGCCAGGAGGTGGAAGAAGAAGAGCTGGGAGAGGCAGGACCGATAGAGGATGCTTCTGTTACTGGACATGAAATGCGCCAGCATGGCAGGGACAGTGACACTGATGCACCCGACATCCAGCAGGGACAAGTTccccaggaagaagtacatgggggtgtggagtttGGGTTCGGCGAGGATGGCAGTCAGGATGCTGAAATTGCCCCCCACAGTAGCTACATAAGCGAGGAGGAAGATGATGAAGAGGATGGGCCGTAGAGCTGGGGTCTTTGTGAGGCCCAGCAGGACAAACTCAGTGACAACGGAATCATTTCCTGATGCTCCCGGATCCATGACTCTCTCCCACCGGCAGTAGAACCAAGTAAAGCTAGAAGGTGCTGATGGTGACAAATGGAGAatcagacctttttttttttaaactggagtataattgctttacaatgttgtgttagtttctgctgcacaacaaagtgaatcagctctatgtatacatatatcccctccctctggagtcTCCCTCCAACTCCACCCAccatccacccctctaggtcatcacagaacaccaagtTTGGGCTCCAAAGTACTGACCTTCTACTGAATAAGAAAAGTGTACTAGGAGCTTTTGAGCAGCACAAGTTTCCAGGCTTCAGATCCAGGTGGGGTGAGTGGATACCCAACTCGGCCGCCTCCCTGGATGCCCAGTTGAGCTCTCTCACAGGCCAGAGAAGCAGACACCAAGACTCGGAAttctcttctccaactccacCGCCACTTGGCTTCTTGCTCTTCTGTCTCCTGGTTCTAACTGCATATCATCCAACACACACACTATCATGGACCTGGTGGCCACATGAGGCTAAAGATTTTTGTGATGCTGTGTCCTGCCCACATGCTTGATCACTTAGATAATGTCCTCCTTTTCCCACCCCTGGGTGGTCACACTAATGAAACACACAGTGATCCACCCCAACCTCTGGCTGAAGGATGGATATTGAAGTCACTCACATGGAGTCTACTTCAAATGGGAAGAGGCTGGAGTTGGAGCTTCCTGGGCTGCGGGTGGGGAgggtagggtgggggtgggaggtgggcaaAAGGCATAAGGCATGAGCAGAGGAAAATGTTTTCTAATGATTAATGTTGAGAATAAAGTCAAGTCCACAATGGATCAACCTCCATCTAATGGTCTGACCTTTTCTGCATGGACGTATTCTGACCATCAGCTGCATCTCTCCAGATAGGAACTGGTTTTCATTCTAAATCTGCTCTGGACTTAACTATCTGGTAACAGCCTTGCTCCCCTCCAAGTTAGTGAGGCTTTAAACCTTGGTTAAAGCTGACTTCTCCCTGTCTCTAACATTTACATTCAAGGGACTGAGTCCcaccggtttttttttttttttcagaagggaGAAGCCGTTACTTTGCTTGTATGAAATCCAAGTTGGGAGCATGCAGTGAGGGGTCTGGCACCCACCCAGTCAAGGGGCTGAACACATCTTGGGCGAACAGCAGGGGACAGTCATGCTGGCCCAAAGACCTCCAAGTGGGGATAGCTTATGAAGGACACAGAGACAAGGAGATAAACAACTCACGTGACATCACCCTCACAGTGGGATTTTTCTTCTCCCAAATGTTACCCTGGAGGCATCAGAAACTAGACTTTCCAGGGGGAGCCAAAGCTAGATAAACAGACATAATGATCTCTAGTTTCTTCAAAACGTTTTGaacttttctgaaaatgtttccAAGTATGACCTTCATGGACATGGCAacgttcattcatttaacaaaaatatttttgagcaaTTACTATGAACTGATATTCTTTTTAAGTCTCCcttttttggtaaattttaaactttttattttatattggagcacagccaattgacaatgttgtgatagtttcaggttcaCAGCAAAGTGACCCAgccatatccattctcccccaaactcccctcccatccagcttGCTGCATgacgttgagcagagttcccagtgctGTATAGTAGGCCCTTGTTTTGttactgttttaaatatagtagtgggtacatgttgatcccaaacttcTGCCTATCCCTACCCCCATCCTTCTCCCCCTTGTAACCATCTCAGCACTTCATGGAGTTAAAATAAATCTCAGAGAGTCTTAAAAGGCAGTTAAGCTTACACTGCGTTGGAGGTGGAGTTGGGACTTTGGATTTCTGATCTAGTCCAGCCTACTGTCTTGGGAGAGGAGCAGCAGTGACTTGTGACATCCTAGCCttgtggggctgggggcggggggagttgGAGCAGGATTTGCTCCTATCTCACCCCCTCCATTTCACAAGGTCGCCTCACACAGCCTGTCACTACTGCCATCCTCAAACCCGGCTCTTCCTCTAGTCTCAAACAAATATCTTGCCCTTCCTCCACTCCTGTACCTTACTCCAGACCCTCCACTGTCCTGACCCTAAATGTTTTCTAGCTTTGTGCCCTCAACTCCATGAGTGAAGATAAAGGTTTGGAGTATCTTCTAGACCAGGACCACTCTACTTTTGCTCCTAAAGTGGCTtgaggcatttaaaaaatatgaatgattCCTAGTTAGTGTCAGAGTCACTTCTTTCTTGGTGAGCTATTGGAGATATTTAACTTCCCGAGAAGCACTCTGGTGTGGTGGACCAGCCCTCTTCTTGCTATGTCTCAGCAGTTTAGGATATCGTTTTCACTTCAGTTACTTCTAATCCCAGCTGGCTGTTGAGTCTGACTTCACTAGGCCACTTTGGTGATGAAATAAAGTGATCTAGATCTCAATTTTgactccaaaaaaaagaaaaaaaaaaaaaaaaagggaatgctTTCCCACTGGCTCTCATTAACGAGTTTGAGAGAAGTTCTTTGCAGGATCAGTGGAAGAGCCTCACAGTGACTCAGGACTGCCAGAGGCCAAGGAAACATTGACAGGGAATTAGAATGAGTTGACATCTCTACTGACAGCTGTCCACAGAAGGAAACTTCAAGATTCCAGGACCAAAATTGAACCTTTTACTACCCACTACTATCTTGCTACAAGTCTAGACTTCAGCTCTCAACTAGATAAAAAATGCTATAATGTCtctctttctgattattttttatttcattaatcatTATTTgggcattcatttttatttttaacatgtttcATAAATAAAACACTTATATAACAATGTTGCATAAGCAGTGGTATTCTCAGTTTGAGAATGAGTTACTTCACCTTAGAAGTTAGACAATTATGGCAGTGACGGAAGGTCTTACTGAGGTCAGTTTGCATGAGGGGTGGAAGAGCCTCCCAGAAGAGGGTGCAGGGCATTGACATGCCGGAGTCCAAGCATAATGGGTAGGATATCAGTGCAAgtgcgtgcctgctcagttgcgtccaactctgcgaccccatgcgctgtagcccaccaggctcttctgtgcctagaattttccaggcaaaaatactggagtgagtagtcatttcttactccagggcatcttcctgactaggatcgaaccctcatctcctatgtctcctgctttggcaggcggattctttaccactgtgccacctgggaagccccttagaatATCAGAGGGAACCTCATCTCCTGATGCCATTTCCTCCCTAGCGTCACCTCCAGATTCACACTGGATCAAAGAAGAGCATTTCAATAAAGGGATGGTGAATATAAAATTTTCTTGATTATTCCCTTTCCCCTTATTATGGCTCTTCTACATTTAGAACAGATTTCTAGAAGAAGTTTGAAAGGTAATAAAAACTGGTATATTTCATAGCAAGATATTTAGCCATGTCTTCTCTTtaagactgggacttccctggttgtccaggggttaagactccaccttccagtacagggggtgagggttcagtccctgattggggagctaagatcccacatgcttttcGGCCAAAAAGCCGGAACAAAAACGGAAGCcattttg is part of the Bubalus kerabau isolate K-KA32 ecotype Philippines breed swamp buffalo chromosome 4, PCC_UOA_SB_1v2, whole genome shotgun sequence genome and harbors:
- the LOC129649465 gene encoding putative olfactory receptor 3A4; its protein translation is MDPGASGNDSVVTEFVLLGLTKTPALRPILFIIFLLAYVATVGGNFSILTAILAEPKLHTPMYFFLGNLSLLDVGCISVTVPAMLAHFMSSNRSILYRSCLSQLFFFHLLAGVDCFLLTVMAYDRYLAICQPLTYSTRMSWGIQRALAGMSCVFSFTNALTQTVAVSTLNFCGPNVINHFYCDLPQLFQLSCSSIQLNEQLLFVAAALMGVAPLVLITVSYGHVVAAVLQIRSAEGRKKAFSTCDSHLTVVGIFYGTGVFSYMRLGSGEASDKDKGIGILNTVISPMLNPVIYSLRNPDVQGALRRVFTGRQPPT